caagtgctgggattaaaggcttgtgccaccacacccagctaacatctatttatttatttatttatttaagagagagaaagaggcagacagagaaagaatgggtacaccagggcctctagctactgcaaacaaactccagatgcatgtgccaccttgttcatctggattacatgggtcctggggcatcaaacctgggtcctttagctttacaggtaagcacattaactgctaagccatctatccagagcCACccctaatatatttttaaaaatggagagatgcactttgggtagagaatcttctttttttagatggcggtgaccttgggacgacttaGAAGgaatagtgctagaaagaagtgactggagtactgaataacacctcagtcacaccttccaaggttcagggtctaatgtgaaagaggtggtgaaaagaatgtaagagccaaaggaagggtaggactccttacaacgtactccctccagacataaaatggcctggatatccatgatctcatagtgcctgacactacctacacaagaccatcataagaggaggaaaagatcatgacatcaaaattgagatggggaggggatatgatggagaatggaatttcaaaggggaaagtggggggagggaagatattaccattaccatgggatattttttatagtcatggaaaatgttaataaaaattgagaaaaaaaatcatagacattaaaaaaaaaatggagagatggccggagtggtggcacacacctttaatcccagcacttgggaggcagaggtaggaggatcgtcatgagttcaaggccactccgagactacatagtgagtccccaggtcagcctgggctagagtgagaccctaccttaaaaaaaaaaaaaaaaaaaaaaaaaaggagagtggttaaaggttctggcttgcaaaacctaatggcccaaatttgattccccagtatcatttaaagtgagatgcacagagtggcccatgcatctggagtttgttggcaacaacaggagactctggcacattcatactcactctctgtctttgtttattctctcaaatatataaataaaaaaactttttagttttttattatttatttatttatttgacagaaagaggcagagacagggagggaaagagagagagagagagaaagggtgcgccagagCATCCagtcactggggaatcaaacttgggtcctttggctttgtaggcaagtgtcttaaccactaagccatctctccagcctccaattttatatatgtatatgtcagcctgggctagagtgagaccctaccttgaaaaaccataaaaataaataaataataaataataaaatggctaagcatggtgatgcatgtttttaatctcagtacttgagaggcagaattaggaggatcactgtgtgttcaaggctagcctggagctacagagttccagatcagcctaggctacagtgagaccctatcccaaaaagccacaaatgaaaataaaatggctgGTTCAACTTCTATAACACCTAAAATTAAGGGCATGCTGAAATAAGGCTGATTTACATGGGAGGTGGGAAGTGGTGAGGAAGCTCTTTTGGGGTACCTGGAAAACTCCTGGATGTGACCTCAGATCCTGGACCATACTGATAGCCAACAGGGGTGGTGTCCACTTCGGCATCAATATGCACTCGTTCGTCAGGCATGGAAACATGGTTGGAAGAATCTGATGTCCGTGCTTCTCGTCTGCTGGACTTACAATGAGCAACTTCGGATGGCTGTGACAATCTCAGATGTTTGGTCTTTTTAATGGAGTCTTTCCTCTGTTCATGCTTGGCCAGAGGTTGCTGAGTGCTCCTCTGAGAGGCTGGATGGTAATTATACTTACTCCACGACTTTCCACTTGTACCTGTTCCTTGGTCTGAGCTGAGATGAGAATGTGGAGAGCTGCTCTCTTCCTGCCAGCCACCATTACAAAAAGAGGAACGCTCTACATTGTTAGAATTGGCATCCTTATCTGAGAGACTGAAGTAGcggtctttttctttctcactaaTGTCCAAGGAAGATTTAATAAATGTCTTACACACACTAATGACATCAGTCATCTGCAGGAAGCTAGCAGCAGACATCACTTCTATAACATTCTGCCCAGTAAGAGACAGTTTGCCAGAATAGACAAAGTCCAGGATTACTGTGAATGTGTCTGGGGAGAACGCTTGAAATGTAGCCGTGGTGGGTTGACTTGTTTCCTTTGAATTCTGAGAAAGCAGCATTTTAAAGTAACCACTGCTAGCAAATAATACATTGCGATGTGCTTTGAAAACCTTTCCTTCAACCAAGATACTGCAATCACAAAACACGTCTTGCCGGCGCTGCTCATTCAGCTGCTGCAGAAGGTGAGACTGATGAGAGGCGATCTCCATCCTGCAAGgaaagacacatgtgctaccgaTAGCGAAACAGCAAGTAAATGATGCCTTCTCCAATGAGAACAGAAGCCTCTTCCTCCCATCCAAACTCTTCTCTCGCTAGACACTAATAAATACctaggacacagagagaagattTCACTGGGActgatggcacaggcctgtgatcctaacaactcaggaggctaaggcacaaggatcacaagttcaaggcctacagAGAAAGATTAGGTTAGCCTAGAAAACTtattgagactctgtctcaaaaaggtaaTAAAAAGGGGACCTGAAGCGAGCCAGAGtcacacaggcctttaattccagcactcaggaggcagaaataagtggttcctagggaatcgaaccttggtcctttggctttgcaagcaagatccttaaacactaagccatccctccagccccactttcaccTTTTGGTAAAAGAGTGGATTGTGTGTTATCTTGGCCTCCTTTTTTCtcccagatttctttctttctttctatctttttaaaaatttttcgaagtagggtttctctctggtccaggctgacctggagttcactatgtagtctcagggtggccttgaactcaaggcaatcctcctacttctgcttcctaaaggctgggattaaaggcctgtgccaccacacctggctcaagaatgccattttgttgttgttgttgttttgaggtagggtctcactctagctcaggctgacctggaattcactgtgtagtctcagggtggcctcaaactcatggcgatcctcctacctctgcctcccaaatgctgggattagaggcctgtgccaccatgcccggccattttTGAATTCCACTTCAAGAATGCATCCATTTCCCATCTATGCAATATATCTTCTGAGTCAAAAAtaactcttggggctggagggatggctcagcagttaaggcatttgcctataaggccaaaggaccctggttcaattccccaggacccacgttagccagatgcacaggggggcgcatgcatctggagttcatttacagtggctggaaaccctggagcgcccattctctcctcctcccgcccctctctctgcctctttctctctgtctgttgctctttggctttgcaggcaagtgtcttaactgctaagccatacctccagcacATGGAACCTATAATTTTCTAActactctgtggtggtttgattcaggtgtcccccataaacttaggtgttctgaatgctagctccccagctgatggatatttgggaattaacgcctcctggagggagtgtattgttgggggcgggcttatgggctttatagccagtttccccatgccagtgtttggcacacactcctgttgctgtaatccaccttatgttggccagggggtgatgtccaccctctgctcatgccatcgttttcccttgccatcatggggcttcccctcaagcctgtaagccaaaataaatctctttcccagaagctgctcttggttgggtgatttctaacagcaatgcgaaccggactgcaacagtgaagtggtaccaggagtggggttgctgttagacacctgactacgtggcttcagccttttgtagctgaatttcaagaggaatatggaaggagttgaaaccttggcccatgagatgccttgcagtgctgtaagtacagcttgatggtctatcctggtcagagctgaaagacctgaaggcagtaagaactatggactgtgaggtttggcttatgagggtgagaaagagctgtgcctggactgggctagcagtttgtgtgagaagcttgctcttgtgcccatgtcctgagaagttgtgcagggttgcttagcgtagaaatgaactggtgtgagcagagggatatggcacagacaggaacatctttgggtgaactgctgcctgttcagctgcaactgagagattacaacctttgagactgggctagctgacctgcgctggggcaacaagaagaatgtcaactcttttgaaggggtctgagtgctcaaggagtgtcctgttcttcaaagtctgctttaatcccccctggattaacaaattggcaccctacctggtattgtggagtataagaaatcctggaaagagggtcattgagtttgcaacacggtcttgtgttttggaaatggccatgggcagtgtgaagcaggtttgcttgttgcctgcatagagaccccatggggccatgaagatgaaccgtggcttgcagtggagacccagtggagatgccgggaccatgagatggctgccgaggagctgccggccctgatgaagtttcccaggactgtgagtagcctagctggaggggcggaattggaatgccagagacttgttgctggttagaattatcggacttgaagatttgtcactggctggagttgctggacttgaagctatagagtttgatgtttgccctagttattttaaatcttgtattggttgaatgtttatttgctatgcccaatgccatcttttgcagtgtgaatatttattctgtgccattctgggtttttttgaggttatgt
The genomic region above belongs to Jaculus jaculus isolate mJacJac1 chromosome 5, mJacJac1.mat.Y.cur, whole genome shotgun sequence and contains:
- the Zbtb8a gene encoding zinc finger and BTB domain-containing protein 8A encodes the protein MEIASHQSHLLQQLNEQRRQDVFCDCSILVEGKVFKAHRNVLFASSGYFKMLLSQNSKETSQPTTATFQAFSPDTFTVILDFVYSGKLSLTGQNVIEVMSAASFLQMTDVISVCKTFIKSSLDISEKEKDRYFSLSDKDANSNNVERSSFCNGGWQEESSSPHSHLSSDQGTGTSGKSWSKYNYHPASQRSTQQPLAKHEQRKDSIKKTKHLRLSQPSEVAHCKSSRREARTSDSSNHVSMPDERVHIDAEVDTTPVGYQYGPGSEVTSRSFPDDLPRMRFKCPYCTHVVKRKADLKRHMRCHTGERPYPCQACGKRFSRLDHLSSHFRTIHQACKLICRKCKRHVTDLTGQVVQEGTRRYRLCNECLAEVGIDSLPMDLEAEQHRMSPSDGDKDSRWHLNEDENRSYVEIVEDGSADLVIQQVDDSEEEEKEVKPNIR